From one Simplicispira suum genomic stretch:
- a CDS encoding nucleotidyl transferase AbiEii/AbiGii toxin family protein, with amino-acid sequence MIPQAYLQAWSASAPWPDFRQIEQDLIICRALCDLFNAPALRGKIAFRGGTAINKLLFVRPLRYSEDIDLVQTQPEPIGAAVDAIRETLAWLGPCKREQAGHSMHLVFRFAPEADPQSMLKLKVEINTREHESLFGVQTYPFTVKNGWYQGQAEIASFAAEELFGTKLRALLQRRKNRDLFDLAYGLDQLALEVDKLVACFDHYLALEDKTITRAMAEQRMLEKLTRNLTEDIAPLLPAGIRFDEADALRAFERVWTELVARLRGDSWKSTDKVVAALREKGYPALLRPRG; translated from the coding sequence TTGATTCCGCAGGCCTATCTCCAAGCCTGGAGCGCGTCTGCGCCGTGGCCCGACTTTCGCCAGATCGAGCAGGATCTGATCATCTGCCGTGCCCTGTGCGATCTGTTCAACGCGCCGGCGCTGCGCGGCAAGATTGCGTTTCGCGGCGGTACCGCGATCAACAAGCTGCTGTTCGTGCGGCCGCTGCGCTACTCGGAAGACATCGACTTGGTGCAAACGCAACCGGAGCCGATTGGCGCTGCTGTCGATGCGATCCGCGAGACATTGGCATGGCTCGGGCCGTGCAAGCGCGAGCAGGCAGGGCATTCGATGCACCTGGTGTTCCGCTTCGCGCCAGAAGCCGACCCGCAGTCGATGCTCAAGCTGAAGGTCGAGATCAATACACGCGAGCACGAGTCCTTGTTCGGCGTGCAGACCTATCCCTTCACGGTGAAGAACGGCTGGTATCAGGGCCAAGCCGAGATCGCGTCCTTCGCGGCCGAGGAACTGTTCGGCACCAAGCTGCGCGCGCTGCTGCAACGGCGCAAGAACCGTGACCTGTTCGACCTGGCCTACGGGCTGGACCAGTTGGCATTGGAAGTGGACAAGCTGGTTGCCTGCTTCGACCACTACCTGGCTCTGGAGGACAAGACAATCACACGCGCTATGGCCGAGCAGCGCATGCTGGAAAAGCTCACGCGCAACCTGACGGAAGACATCGCGCCGCTGCTGCCGGCGGGCATTCGTTTCGATGAGGCCGATGCACTGCGGGCGTTCGAACGCGTCTGGACCGAGCTGGTGGCACGGCTCAGGGGTGATTCGTGGAAGTCCACGGACAAGGTCGTTGCTGCATTGCGGGAGAAGGGCTATCCGGCGCTACTCCGGCCAAGAGGGTAA
- a CDS encoding DUF6933 domain-containing protein, protein MFTFRCTQKLLDRLNAAPVAGTASPSTVLGDWYANLVRVGRTQVVLAVAERTLLPVVVSAKDGRSLVQRIVETLDPMLVSIGVPVDDIVAERHAMQHWVVGKTASRSILGSLNDMVFQLQVGLTHFPDRTLLAHSLWLAKTPMKVIEYGTPDRATAAAFATHRALSAARSE, encoded by the coding sequence GTGTTCACATTTCGCTGCACTCAGAAGCTTCTGGATAGGCTCAATGCAGCCCCTGTAGCCGGAACCGCTTCGCCAAGTACGGTACTTGGCGATTGGTATGCCAATCTGGTTCGTGTCGGACGGACCCAGGTCGTGTTGGCTGTCGCCGAGCGAACCCTGTTGCCAGTGGTAGTGTCAGCAAAAGACGGGCGTTCTCTTGTTCAGCGAATCGTCGAGACCCTGGATCCAATGCTTGTGTCCATTGGAGTTCCAGTAGACGACATAGTCGCCGAGCGCCACGCGATGCAGCACTGGGTCGTAGGGAAGACCGCTAGCCGGAGCATCTTGGGCTCGCTTAACGACATGGTGTTTCAACTCCAAGTCGGGCTGACCCACTTCCCCGATCGAACGCTCCTGGCGCATTCGCTTTGGTTGGCAAAGACACCCATGAAGGTCATTGAATATGGAACGCCGGATCGAGCAACCGCTGCAGCCTTTGCCACGCACCGTGCGCTAAGTGCCGCCCGCAGCGAATGA
- a CDS encoding CHAT domain-containing protein has protein sequence MSVDMYRRQVTQILDGIAKAMDQKAKEVQKAADAGKKSLAARSAANKTSTTSILQSKLREASRYAEEQAKHEREVAKLEKKIADEQKKLGTAQGRLDSEETKALKKRNEEQKRQQDAQQMQLRTMKSSLMQHEVLHRETIARVDLLSALPEQIVVAFFATDPATASDRRLLLDEEVREIQQKIRLSDHRDAVKLESRWALRSGDILQYMNELGPTVVHFSGHGTNQDELVLQDRNGDAAFVSLASLVGTFELFDSVRLVFFNTCHSYNQAAACTQYVDAAIGMNQEIGDTAARVFASQFYSAIGFGKSIPNAFRQAKNALMLEGIPEDSTPELHLRSGIEESDLILVKPKV, from the coding sequence ATGAGTGTGGATATGTACCGACGTCAGGTCACTCAGATTCTGGATGGCATTGCCAAAGCAATGGACCAAAAGGCAAAGGAAGTACAAAAGGCTGCCGACGCAGGTAAAAAATCCCTTGCCGCAAGATCCGCCGCGAACAAAACCAGCACTACCTCAATCCTTCAAAGTAAATTGCGCGAGGCTAGTCGATATGCTGAAGAGCAAGCAAAACATGAGCGTGAGGTGGCTAAGCTAGAGAAGAAGATCGCGGACGAGCAGAAAAAGCTTGGGACGGCTCAAGGGAGGCTGGACAGCGAAGAGACGAAAGCGCTGAAAAAAAGAAATGAGGAGCAAAAGCGCCAGCAGGATGCTCAGCAGATGCAGTTGCGAACGATGAAATCGAGTCTGATGCAGCACGAGGTACTTCATCGCGAGACCATTGCACGCGTTGATCTGTTAAGTGCATTGCCCGAGCAAATCGTGGTCGCGTTCTTCGCTACTGATCCGGCAACGGCGTCCGACCGCAGGCTTCTTTTGGACGAAGAGGTACGAGAGATTCAGCAGAAAATCCGTCTCTCAGATCACCGCGATGCCGTCAAACTCGAGTCACGCTGGGCTTTACGGTCTGGAGACATTCTTCAGTACATGAATGAGCTGGGACCTACTGTTGTCCACTTTAGTGGGCATGGCACCAACCAAGACGAGTTGGTTCTGCAGGACCGTAACGGTGATGCAGCCTTCGTTTCTCTAGCAAGCCTAGTGGGTACATTTGAGCTTTTTGACTCTGTTCGGCTGGTGTTCTTTAACACATGCCATTCGTACAACCAAGCGGCCGCCTGCACTCAATACGTAGATGCTGCCATCGGTATGAATCAGGAAATTGGCGACACAGCAGCACGTGTATTTGCCTCACAGTTCTACTCCGCTATTGGTTTTGGCAAGTCAATTCCCAATGCGTTCAGGCAAGCTAAAAATGCTTTGATGCTCGAAGGAATACCAGAAGATTCGACGCCGGAACTCCATCTGCGTAGCGGGATTGAGGAGTCTGATTTAATCCTGGTCAAGCCCAAGGTCTGA